A segment of the Chloracidobacterium sp. genome:
ATCTATTTGAAGTACTCGCAATCCTCTGAACCTGTTATACAGAACCTCCAAAGGATATCTAAGCCTGGCAGGCGGGTCTATGTCGGAGTTGATGAAATACCTCGTCCGCTAAACGGACTCGGAATTTGTATACTAAGTACCTCTCAGGGCATACTCACTGGTAAGGAAGCCCGCCGAAAGCGCGTTGGTGGGGAACTTCTCTGTATAGTTTACTAAGAGGAAAGTATGTCACGAATAGGAAAAAAGATAGTGGATTTCTCAGGCCTTAATGTTAAGGCTGAGGATGGCTTTCTCACTATTGAAAAAGGCAATTTATCTAAGAAAATAAGAATTCCTGATGGAATTGAAGCTGATGTGTTAAATAATCAAATCAAGGTTACTGCGTTAGATCACAATAGTCGTAAGTTTCAAGGATTGATAAGGACGCTCATCAATAATGCTGTCATTGGCCTTTCCTCTAACTTCTCTGTGAGTTTAGATTTAGTTGGAGTAGGTTATAAGGTAGAACAAAAAGGTAATAAGTTAATACTCAACCTAGGGTTTTCACATCCAGTGGAGTATGAATTGCCAGAAGGAATAGACTGTGCAATAGAAAGGATGCAAAAATCAATTCAGCAATATCAGGCAACATTGACAGTAAGAGGTTGGGATAAGGAGAGAGTGGGGCAGGTAGCAGCTGATCTTGTAGCGCTCAAGCGCCCAGATGCGTATAAGGGTAAAGGTATACGCTATGCTGATCGGCCACTAGTCCTAAAGCCAGGTAAGTCCGGTACAAAGGGTAGCAAGAAATAAAACTGTATAAGGTATAAAGGCATAAAGGTATAATCGAGGTGACAAGGAGCTATAGGAGATGAAAAGCCAAAGGTACCGTCTATGTGTTTTTCGGAGTTCTAAGCACATATATGCTCAAATAATAGATGATTCCCGTGGTATGACCCTTTGTGCTGCAAGTTCTCTAAAGCTTAGGGACTATCCTGAGAATCTTAATGGTTTATCAAGGAAATTATATAGGGCAAGCCAAGTAGGTATGGAAATTGCAGAAAGAGCTAAGAAGCTGGGAATCAAGGATGTATACTTTGACCGCAATGGGTACAAGTACCATGGCAGAGTAAAACAGCTAGCAGAGTCGGCACGACTAGGCGGTCTCAATTTCTAGAGGACCTATGCAAAATAGAATTTTCCCGGAAATTAATGATTCAGAGCTAAGAGACTTCATTGTCTCTATTAGACGTGTTACAAAAGTCGTAAAAGGTGGCAAGAACATGAGCTTTAGTGCTCTTGTTGTTGTTGGTAATGGGGATGGCGTCGCAGGTTTTGGTAATGGTAAGGCCTCTGAAGTACCTGCTGCTATAAAAAAAGGCATTGAATCAGCGAAGAAAAACTTGATTAGAGTGAGTATAACTAATGGTACACTCCCTCATGAAGTGCTAGGTGTTTTTGGTGCAGGTAAGGTCTTGATAAAGCCTGCTAAGGAAGGTAAGGGAATTATTGCTGGAGCCACGCTCCGAGCAGTTCTACAAGTCCTTGGTGTTCGCGATGCAGTTACTAAAGTGCTCGGCTCTCGTAATCCTCATAACATCGTCCGAGCAGCCTTTGAAGGGCTTTCTAGGGTTCGCTCAAAAGAGAAAGTTGCCTTGCTAAGAGGTAAAAGCCAATCTGACTTATAATCATAAAGTCTAACTAACTCATATCAAGCGCTGGAGTAGAGACGATAATGCTTGGGCTTAGTACCCTTCCAAAGATTGAAAGGAAAGTAAAGAAGAGAGTAGGGAGAGGTCCTGGTTCAGGGATTGGTAAAACAGCTGGACGAGGGACAAAAGGACAAAAGTCCCGTTCTGGTTATGTGTCAAAGCGAGGTTTTGAGGGAGGGCAAATGCCCCTTCAGAGGAAGCTTCCAAAACGAGGTTTCACTAGAAGGAATAAGGCTTAGCATTTCCTTAACTACAATCTGATAACTGTTACAGTAAGTTGATGCTTATATGGGGCGTAACAGTTTCATAGTACAGAATCTCCTCTTGGTCAAGAAATGAAAAAGGTCGAAGAGTTAAGACAGTTTATAACAAGTGTAGTAAGTTCAAAAGATGTAAGAAGCAGAGTGATTTTTACCTTACTAGTATTACTTTTATATAGGTTAGGTAGCCATGTTCGTGTGCCAGGAATAGATCAGGATAAATTAAAGTCAATATGGGAAACTCTCCAGGGCTCTCTGGTTGGCGTTCTAGACTTATTTTCTGGCGGTAACTTAAAAGTTATATCAGTATTTGCGCTAGGTATAACGCCGTATATAACGGCTTCAATTGTCATACAATTGCTTACCGTTGCTATAGCACAGTTGAAAAGATTACAGGAGGAAGGCGAGGCAGGGAGACGTCAAATCAATCAGTACACGAGATATCTGACCATACTCCTATCTATATTTCAATCTACGGCAATCAGCTTTTGGATGTTATCTCAACCGGGGTTGGTAAGTATATCGTCTAGAATGTTTCTCCTGGTATCAGTTATAGCCTTGACCACAGGAACAGCAATTGTCATGTGGATGGGGGAGCAGATATCGGAGAGAGGTATTGGAAATGGTATAAGCTTGCTTATATTTGCAGGTATAGTTGTTAGATTACCTTCGATAATTGTACAATTTACTGAGAGACTCGGAAGTGATCCTATTTCTGCATTAGAGAGCCTACTTGTGGCTATGCTCTTGCTGCTTATCGTAGCACTCATAGTATTTGTCGAAAAAGCATACCGTCCGATACCAATAGAACATACAAGGCGAAGAGAAATAGGAGTGTCTTCGAAGTCATATCTGCCATTGAGAATTAATATGTCGGGTGTAGTACCTGTCATATTTGCCTCTTCTTTATTGGCGTTTCCGATAACGGTTACTCAGTTTGTAAGCATAAACTCCTCTGGAATTTATGAATGGCTGACGAAAATCTTACGCTCCGGTCACCCGATATATGAATTAGTCTTTATTATGTGTATTGTATTCTTTTCTTTTTTCTATGTCTCAGTTATTTTTGATGTACAGGATGTATCTAATAATCTTCGAAAATTTGGCAGCTATGTACCAGGTGTAAGGCCTGGTAAATCAACTGCTGAATACCTGGATTCTATAGTAATGAAGCTTACATTTGTTGGGGCTATATACTTATCATTTATTTGCTTTGTTCCGCAGTTTATAGCTAGTGGACTAGATGTTGGAGAGATACCGTTTATCGGTGAGTGGCTTTATGCTAATATAACATCAAACTCTGCCTTGTCATGGATAGTGAAAGGGTTCGGCTATACTTTCTACTTCGGCGGGACATCCTTGCTTATAGCTGTCGGAGTATCAATAGACACTGCTCAGCAATTAGAGGCTCGTCTGATAACTAAGAAGTATGAGCTTTTAGGGAGTACGGGTCGAAGGTTTAGGGGACAGCGCTTTTTGCAAGAAAGTGGCTACGTTAAGTGAAAGTGGCTATGTTAAGTGAAAGACCTGTTGTAGTAATCCTAATAGGCCCTCCTGGCTCAGGAAAGGGAACTCAATCAGCAAGACTAAGCGCTGCGCTTACCTTACCAAAAATCTCGACTGGTGATATTCTTCGATCCTATGCTTCCAACGAAGGCCCGCTCTCTGAAAAGCTATCCAAGATTCTTGCTTCTGGCGCACTAGTCCCGGATGATATACTAGCTTCCATCATTACAGAGCGATTATCCTGCTCTGATTGTGAGAACGGCTTTATACTTGAT
Coding sequences within it:
- the rpsH gene encoding 30S ribosomal protein S8, coding for MTDPISDLLTRIRNATRAGHSKVDVSYSKIKAEIVRLLREEGYINNYKVTGEGYHRTIRIYLKYSQSSEPVIQNLQRISKPGRRVYVGVDEIPRPLNGLGICILSTSQGILTGKEARRKRVGGELLCIVY
- a CDS encoding 50S ribosomal protein L6 produces the protein MSRIGKKIVDFSGLNVKAEDGFLTIEKGNLSKKIRIPDGIEADVLNNQIKVTALDHNSRKFQGLIRTLINNAVIGLSSNFSVSLDLVGVGYKVEQKGNKLILNLGFSHPVEYELPEGIDCAIERMQKSIQQYQATLTVRGWDKERVGQVAADLVALKRPDAYKGKGIRYADRPLVLKPGKSGTKGSKK
- the rplR gene encoding 50S ribosomal protein L18; the encoded protein is MKSQRYRLCVFRSSKHIYAQIIDDSRGMTLCAASSLKLRDYPENLNGLSRKLYRASQVGMEIAERAKKLGIKDVYFDRNGYKYHGRVKQLAESARLGGLNF
- the rpsE gene encoding 30S ribosomal protein S5; this encodes MQNRIFPEINDSELRDFIVSIRRVTKVVKGGKNMSFSALVVVGNGDGVAGFGNGKASEVPAAIKKGIESAKKNLIRVSITNGTLPHEVLGVFGAGKVLIKPAKEGKGIIAGATLRAVLQVLGVRDAVTKVLGSRNPHNIVRAAFEGLSRVRSKEKVALLRGKSQSDL
- the secY gene encoding preprotein translocase subunit SecY, giving the protein MKKVEELRQFITSVVSSKDVRSRVIFTLLVLLLYRLGSHVRVPGIDQDKLKSIWETLQGSLVGVLDLFSGGNLKVISVFALGITPYITASIVIQLLTVAIAQLKRLQEEGEAGRRQINQYTRYLTILLSIFQSTAISFWMLSQPGLVSISSRMFLLVSVIALTTGTAIVMWMGEQISERGIGNGISLLIFAGIVVRLPSIIVQFTERLGSDPISALESLLVAMLLLLIVALIVFVEKAYRPIPIEHTRRREIGVSSKSYLPLRINMSGVVPVIFASSLLAFPITVTQFVSINSSGIYEWLTKILRSGHPIYELVFIMCIVFFSFFYVSVIFDVQDVSNNLRKFGSYVPGVRPGKSTAEYLDSIVMKLTFVGAIYLSFICFVPQFIASGLDVGEIPFIGEWLYANITSNSALSWIVKGFGYTFYFGGTSLLIAVGVSIDTAQQLEARLITKKYELLGSTGRRFRGQRFLQESGYVK